In Oryza sativa Japonica Group chromosome 2, ASM3414082v1, the following are encoded in one genomic region:
- the LOC4329489 gene encoding potassium transporter 20, which translates to MSVQEDDDAAGPEVDRLRRHDSFYGDAEKVSNDKSHGTGENWARTLQLAFQSIGVVYGDVGTSPLYVYSSTFPDGVKHPDDLVGVLSLMLYTLILIPMVKYVFIVLYANDNGDGGTFALYSLISRHAKIRMIPNDQTEDANVSNYSIEAPSSQLRRAEWVKQKLESSNAAKIALFTITILGTSMVMGDGTLTPAISVLSAVSGIREKAPSLTQLQVVWISVPILIVLFSVQRFGTDKVGYSFAPVISVWFVLIAGIGAYNLAVHEITILRAFNPMYIIDYFRRNGKEAWVSLGGAVLCITGTEAMFADLGHFNIRAIQLSFTCVLFPSVALCYMGQAAYLRKFPEDVGDTFYKSLPAPLFWPVFVVAIMAAIIASQAMLSGAFAILSKALPLGCFPRVEVVHTSNKYEGQVYIPEVNFLIGVASVAITVAFQTTANIGNAYGICVVMVFSITTHLMTVVMLLIWKVRLPFIAAFYVVFTFTEFLYLSSILSKFAEGGYLPFCFSLVLMALMATWHYVHVKRYWYELDHIVPPDEMAALLARRDVRRVPGVGLLYTELVQGIPPVFPRLVDKIPSVHAVFVFMSIKHLPIPRVAPAERFIFQRVGPDAGHRIFRCVARYGYTDPLEGAKEFAAFLLDRLKVFVYEEAVFACQCAEDGGGGGGGDDDGVLRRAEEMAAEEKRLIDAEAERGLVYLMGEANVEAAPGSSLMKQIVVNYVYTRLRKNLREEHKALSIPKDQLLKVGITYEI; encoded by the exons ATGTCTGTCCAGGAGGACGATGACGCGGCCGGGCCGGAGGTGGACAGGCTCCGGCGCCACGACTCGTTCTACGGCGACGCAGAGAAGGTCTCCAACGACAAGAGCCATGGCACCGGG GAGAACTGGGCGCGGACGCTGCAGCTGGCGTTCCAGAGCATCGGCGTGGTGTACGGTGACGTCGGGACGTCGCCGCTGTACGTCTACTCCAGCACGTTCCCGGACGGCGTCAAGCACCCGGACGACCTCGTCGGCGTCCTCTCCCTCATGCTCTACACCCTCATCCTCATCCCCATGGTCAAGTACGTCTTCATCGTCCTCTACGCCAACGACAACGGCGACG GTGGAACATTTGCGCTCTACTCGCTGATATCGCGGCACGCGAAGATCAGGATGATCCCGAACGATCAGACGGAGGACGCCAACGTGTCGAATTACAGCATCGAGGCGCCGAGCTCGCAGCTGAGGAGGGCAGAGTGGGTGAAGCAGAAGCTGGAGTCCAGCAACGCAGCCAAGATCGCACTGTTCACAATCACGATCCTTGGCACCTCCATGGTCATGGGTGATGGGACACTGACGCCAGCGATTTCTG TGCTGTCTGCAGTGAGTGGGATCAGGGAGAAAGCCCCAAGCCTGACACAAT TGCAAGTGGTGTGGATCTCGGTACCCATCCTGATCGTGCTGTTCTCGGTGCAGCGGTTCGGGACCGACAAGGTGGGCTACTCCTTCGCGCCGGTCATCTCGGTGTGGTTCGTCCTCATCGCCGGCATCGGGGCGTACAACCTCGCGGTGCACGAGATCACCATCCTCCGGGCCTTCAACCCCATGTACATCATCGATTACTTCAGGAGGAACGGCAAGGAGGCCTGGGTCTCCCTTGGGGGCGCTGTCCTCTGCATCACAG GCACGGAGGCCATGTTTGCTGACCTTGGCCATTTCAACATCAGGGCAATCCAG CTGAGCTTCACCTGCGTCCTCTTCCCCTCGGTCGCGCTATGCTACATGGGTCAAGCTGCCTACCTGCGCAAATTTCCGGAAGATGTTGGCGACACCTTCTACAAATCCCTCCCAG CGCCGCTGTTCTGGCCGGTGTTCGTGGTGGCGATCATGGCGGCGATCATCGCGAGCCAGGCGATGCTGTCGGGGGCGTTCGCCATCCTGTCCAAGGCGCTGCCGCTGGGTTGCTTCCCGCGGGTTGAGGTGGTGCACACGTCGAACAAGTACGAGGGGCAGGTGTACATCCCGGAGGTGAACTTCCTCATCGGCGTCGCCAGCGTCGCCATCACGGTGGCGTTCCAGACCACGGCGAACATCGGCAACGCCTACGGCATCTGCGTCGTCATGGTGTTCTCCATCACCACCCACCTCATGACGGTGGTGATGCTGCTCATCTGGAAGGTGCGGCTGCCGTTCATCGCCGCGTTCTACGTCGTGTTCACCTTCACTGAGTTCCTCTACCTCTCGTCGATCCTCTCCAAGTTTGCCGAGGGCGGGTACCTCCCCTTCTGCTTCTCGCTGGTGCTCATGGCGCTCATGGCGACGTGGCACTACGTCCACGTGAAGCGGTACTGGTACGAGCTGGACCACATCGTGCCGCCCGACGAGATGGCGGCGCTGCTGGCGCGGCGCGACGTGCGGCGCGTCCCCGGCGTCGGCCTGCTCTACACGGAGCTCGTCCAGGGGATCCCGCCGGTGTTCCCGCGGCTCGTGGACAAGATCCCCTCCGTGCACGCCGTCTTCGTGTTCATGTCCATCAAGCACCTCCCCATCCCGCGGGTGGCTCCCGCGGAGCGCTTCATCTTCCAGCGGGTCGGCCCCGACGCCGGCCACCGCATCTTCCGCTGCGTGGCGCGCTACGGCTACACCGACCCGCTCGAGGGCGCCAAGGAGttcgccgccttcctcctcgaccGCCTCAAGGTGTTCGTCTACGAGGAGGCCGTCTTCGCCTGCCAAtgcgcggaggacggcggcggcggcggcggtggcgatgacgacggcgtgCTGAGGAgggcggaggagatggcggcggaggagaagcgGTTGAtcgacgcggaggcggagcgaggGTTGGTGTACCTGATGGGGGAGGCGAacgtggaggcggcgccggggtCGTCGTTGATGAAGCAGATCGTCGTCAACTACGTCTACACTCGCTTGAGGAAAAACCTTAGGGAGGAACACAAGGCGCTGTCCATTCCTAAGGACCAGCTGCTCAAGGTTGGGATCACTTATGagatttag
- the LOC9268989 gene encoding protein HEAT INTOLERANT 4: MPRPRGRKRAAAAAEEEDAATRGRGKRVKASPKPETEAEYFPDKRNLEDLWLSAFPVGTEWENIDKIKEFNWNFENLEKALEEGGELYEKTVYLFGSTEPQLLGVNGESKIVLIPIVVAVDCPFPPSDKIGINSVQRENEEILPMKAMKMAWVPYFPLEDRLSRIDSLKTKIFTLGCTQRRSALRHLKTERVKLFDYCMPYYMPLNPPENEDDTVINILYPFEPPIFCEFNWEMDDYEDFADEKVKEEGLPEDEREKMKEFLKEKVRERKRELKQAKEARKKAIDDMDPKIKEAFENIQFYKFYPVKTLDTPDVSNVKARYINRYYRNAHHLM; this comes from the exons ATGCCGCGTCCCAGAGGCAGGaagcgtgcggcggcggcggcggaggaggaggatgcggccacgcgggggagggggaagcGTGTCAAGGCGTCGCCCAAgccggagacggaggcggaGTACTTCCCCGATAAGCGGAATCTG GAAGATCTTTGGTTGTCAGCCTTTCCTGTTGGGACTGAG TGGGAAAATATTGATAAGATAAAGGAGTTCAACTGGAACTTTGAAAatttggag AAAGCCCTAGAAGAAGGGGGAGAGCTTTATGAGAAAACAGTTTACTTGTTTGGAAGCACTGAAC CTCAACTATTGGGTGTGAATGGCGAATCGAAGATAGTACTTATTCCTATTGTAGTTGCT GTTGACTGTCCTTTTCCTCCTTCAGATAAAATTGGTATAAATTCTGTCCAAAGGGAAAATGAAGAGATATTGCCAATGAAAGCAATGAAGATGGCCTGGGTGCCTTATTTTCCGCTAGAGGACCG GCTCAGTAGGATTGACAGtttgaaaacaaaaatatttactCTTGGCTGCACTCAGCGGAG GTCTGCACTGAGGCATCTCAAAACCGAACGAGTCAAGCTGTTTGACTACTGCATGCCAT ATTATATGCCACTAAATCCTCCTGAAAATGAAGATGATACAGTTATCAATATCCTATATCCTTTTGAACCACCG ATATTTTGTGAGTTTAACTGGGAGATGGATGATTATGAG GACTTTGCTGATGAGAAAGTTAAAGAGGAGGGGCTACCGgaggatgagagagaaaaaatgaAG GAATTCCTAAAGGAGAAGgttagagagagaaaaagagagctGAAACAG GCTAAGGAAGCTAGAAAGAAAGCTATTGATGATATGGATCCTAAGATCAAAGAGGCATTTGAAAATATCCAATTTTACAAATTTTATCCTGTAAAAACTCTAGATACTCCTGATGTAAGCAACGTAAAG GCAAGGTACATCAATAGATATTACAGGAATGCACACCATCTGATGTAA